The following coding sequences lie in one Arachis hypogaea cultivar Tifrunner chromosome 4, arahy.Tifrunner.gnm2.J5K5, whole genome shotgun sequence genomic window:
- the LOC112797413 gene encoding K(+) efflux antiporter 2, chloroplastic isoform X2, whose amino-acid sequence MDMACSIPQSRMFHGGVGPCYRHRSVGHFEFRGCAFIGNTRSVLRLRFSGMNKTSDVSDCWSKLRVVPVRELNVLNMSSSLYCKNLFTGSRVVWSKCQGNDSVAYVDGNGRNVDYVEGSGEDAGLGVSSAELDAPLEERESEIGVEEQSVDELKEILQKALKELEVARVNSTMFEEKVKKISETAIFLHDEAATAWNSVNSTLDIIQEISNEEQIAKEAVQNATMALSLAEARLQVAIESLEAAKEERDSAQGSNESNDENDIIEKEKALLVAQEDIKECQTNLANSEVELKRLQNRKEELQTEVSKLHEIAEKAQLDAVKAEEDVTNIMLLAEQAVAFELEATKRVNQDVVAVPEEEKVVQGFSGDVSVERDEGLPIDDESLLGTLSSETISDKTSQLLEDITQSDYLSDNENSVQTKKQEMQKDLTRDSSSLAPKALLKKSSRFFSASFFSFTEEDGTEFTPASVFQSLMLSAKQQFPKLVLGLLFMGAGVAIYANRGERTAQLLQQPEVIVTSVEEASSSAKPLVKQFKKLSKKIKKIIASLPQQEVNEEEASLFDVLWLLLASVIFVPIFQKLPGGSPVLGYLAAGILIGPYGLSIIRHVHGTKAIAEFGVVFLLFNIGLELSVERLSSMKKYVFGLGSAQVLATAVVVGLVARICGQAGPAAIVIGNGLALSSTAVVLQVLQERGESTSRHGRATFSVLLFQDLAVVVLLILIPLISPNSSKGGVGFQAIAEALGLAAVKAAIAITAIIAGGRLLLRPIYKQVAENQNAEIFSANTLLVILGTSLLTARAGLSMALGAFLAGLLLAETEFSLQVESDIAPYRGLLLGLFFMTVGMSIDPKLLVSNFPVITSTLGLLICGKTILVSVIGKIFGISIISAIRTGLLLAPGGEFAFVAFGEAVNQGIMSSEMSSLLFLVVGLSMAITPWLAAGGQLIASRFEQHDVRSLLPVESETDDLQDHIIICGFGRVGQIIAQLLSERLIPFVALDVRSDRVAVGRALDLPVYFGDAGSREVLHKVGAERACAAAITLDTPGANYRTVWALSKYFPNVKTFVRAHDVDHGLNLEKAGATAVVPETLEPSLQLAAAVLAQAKLPTSEIAATINEFRSRHLAELTELCEASGSSLGYGFNRIMSKPKSQSPDSLDDAQVSEGTLAV is encoded by the exons ATGGATATGGCTTGTAGCATACCACAGTCAAGAATGTTTCATGGGGGTGTAGGACCGTGTTACAGGCACAGGTCAGTAGGTCATTTTGAGTTCAGGGGATGTGCATTTATTGGAAACACAAGGAGTGTTTTGAGATTGCGTTTCAGTGGGATGAACAAAACTAGTGATGTTTCTGATTGTTGGAGTAAATTAAGAGTGGTGCCTGTTCGTGAACTTAATGTTTTGAATATGAGTAGTAGTTTGTATTGTAAGAATCTTTTTACTGGTTCTAGAGTAGTTTGGTCAAAATGCCAGGGTAATGATTCTGTGGCATATGTTGATGGGAATGGGAGGAATGTTGATTATGTGGAAGGATCAGGGGAGGATGCTGGGCTGGGTGTTTCCAGTGCTGAACTGGATGCCCCTTTGGAAGAAAGGGAGAGTGAAATAGGAGTAGAGGAACAAAGCGTGGATGAGCTGAAGGAAATATTACAGAAGGCCTTGAAAGAGCTAGAAGTTGCACGTGTAAATAGTACCATGTTTGAGGAAAAGGTGAAAAAGATATCCGAGACTGCAATTTTCTTGCATGATGAAGCGGCAACTGCTTGGAACAGTGTTAATTCTACCCTTGACATCATTCAAGAAATTTCCAATGAGGAACAAATCGCAAAGGAAGCAGTTCAGAATGCAACCATGGCTCTTTCATTGGCCGAGGCTAGGCTTCAGGTAGCCATAGAATCATTGGAGGCTGCAAAAGAAGAGCGTGATTCAGCACAAGGTTCTAATGAGAGCAATGATGAAAATGACATAATAGAAAAGGAGAAGGCACTTTTGGTTGCTCAAGAAGATATCAAGGAGTGCCAAACAAATTTAGCCAACTCCGAGGTGGAGCTTAAACGGTTGCAAAATAGAAAGGAGGAGTTGCAGACGGAAGTTAGCAAATTGCATGAAATTGCTGAAAAGGCACAGCTGGATGCAGTGAAAGCCGAGGAGGATGTCACAAACATAATGCTTTTAGCGGAGCAAGCTGTTGCCTTTGAACTTGAGGCTACAAAACGT GTAAATCAAGATGTTGTGGCTGTTCCTGAAGAGGAGAAAGTAGTCCAAGGTTTCTCTGGTGATGTCAGTGTTGAAAGAGATGAAGGCTTGCCTATTGATGATGAATCTTTGCTTGGCACGTTATCTTCTGAAACAATATCTGATAAAACCAGCCAACTTCTGGAAGACATAACACAGTCTGACTATTTGAGTGATAACGAGAATTCAGTTCAAACTAAAAAACAAGAAATGCAGAAAGATTTGACTAGAGATAGTTCGTCTCTTGCTCCCAAGGCATTACTGAAGAAATCTTCTCGATTCTTTTCTGCATCATTCTTCTCTTTTACTGAAGAAGATGGAACCGAGTTCACACCAGCATCAGTTTTCCAGAGCCTTATGTTATCTGCAAAGCAGCAGTTTCCCAAGCTGGTTCTTGGGTTGTTGTTTATGGGAGCAGG GGTTGCCATCTATGCCAATAGAGGAGAAAGGACTGCTCAGCTGCTTCAACAGCCTGAAGTTATTGTGACCAGTGTTGAAGAAGCTTCCAGTAGTGCAAAGCCACTGGTTAAGCAATTTAAGAAACTCtctaagaaaataaagaaaattattgCATCGTTACCTCAGCAAGAG GTGAATGAAGAAGAAGCCTCCCTCTTTGATGTGCTATGGTTATTACTTGCAAGTGTTATATTTGTACCAATATTTCAAAAACTTCCCGGAG GCAGCCCTGTTCTTGGCTACTTGGCTGCTGGAATCTTAATTGGGCCTTATGGCCTCTCTATAATTCGACATGTTCATGGGACAAAGGCAATTGCTGAATTTGGTGTTGTTTTCCTTTTATTCAACATTGGCCTGGAG CTCTCTGTTGAAAGACTTAGTTCAATGAAGAAATATGTCTTTGGATTAGGCTCAGCTCAG GTTTTGGCAACTGCTGTAGTTGTTGGATTGGTGGCTCGTATTTGTGGCCAGGCTGGTCCTGCAGCTATTGTCATTGGGAATGGCCTCGCATTATCATCAACTGCGGTTGTTCTGCAG GTGTTGCAGGAGAGAGGTGAGAGCACATCACGGCATGGACGAGCTACATTCTCTGTTTTACTTTTTCAG GATTTGGCAGTCGTGGTCTTGCTGATACTCATTCCTCTTATTTCACCCAATTCTTCCAAAGGAGGG GTTGGTTTTCAAGCCATTGCTGAAGCTCTTGGATTGGCTGCTGTTAAGGCAGCAATTGCCATTACTGCCATAATTGCAGGTGGACGATTG CTCCTTCGACCAATATATAAGCAAGTTGCAGAAAATCAAAATGCAGAAATATTCTCTGCCAACACACTCCTTGTTATTCTTGGGACCAGTCTTCTTACAGCCAGG GCAGGGCTTTCAATGGCATTGGGAGCATTTTTGGCTGGTTTACTGCTGGCAGAAACTGAATTTTCGTTACAGGTTGAATCTGATATTGCTCCATACCGTGGCCTTCTTTTGGGGTTATTCTTTATGACG GTTGGAATGTCAATTGATCCAAAACTTCTTGTTTCAAACTTCCCAGTTATCACCAGCACACTGGGACTGTTAATATGTGGCAAGACTATCTTGGTTTCTGTCATTGGTAAAATCTTTGGGATTTCTATCATTTCTGCCATAAGAACTGGTCTTCTTCTTGCTCCTGGTGGAGAATTTGCATTTGTGGCTTTTGGTGAAGCTGTTAATCAG GGCATAATGTCTTCTGAGATGTCTTCCTTGCTCTTTCTTGTCGTGGGCCTGTCAATGGCCATTACACCTTGGTTGGCTGCAGGAGGCCAGCTGATTGCTTCCCGTTTTGAGCAGCACGATGTTCGAAGTTTATTACCTGTGGAAAGTGAG ACAGATGATCTGCAAGATCATATCATCATTTGTGGGTTTGGGCGAGTTGGTCAG ATCATTGCCCAACTTCTTTCTGAGAGACTTATTCCTTTTGTTGCACTAGATGTGAGAAG TGATAGAGTGGCAGTTGGACGTGCCCTGGATCTGCCAGTATACTTTGGTGATGCTGGTAGTCGAGAG GTCCTCCATAAAGTTGGGGCTGAAAGAGCATGTGCTGCAGCAATAACTCTAGATACACCTGGTGCAAATTATAGAACCGTTTGGGCTCTGAGCAAGTACTTCCCAAATGTGAAGACTTTTGTTCGTGCTCATGATGTTGATCATGGATTGAATTTAGAGAAGGCTGGAGCTACTGCT GTTGTTCCAGAGACCTTAGAACCTAGTCTTCAACTAGCAGCTGCTGTCTTGGCTCAG GCCAAGCTTCCCACATCGGAGATTGCAGCAACCATAAATGAATTCAGATCCCGCCATCTGGCCGAGCTCACGGAG CTGTGCGAAGCAAGTGGAAGTTCTCTTGGTTATGGATTCAATAGAATTATGAGCAAACCCAAATCTCAATCACCGGATTCACTTGATGATGCTCAAGTGTCTGAAGGGACATTGGCCGTATGA
- the LOC112797413 gene encoding K(+) efflux antiporter 2, chloroplastic isoform X1 has protein sequence MDMACSIPQSRMFHGGVGPCYRHRSVGHFEFRGCAFIGNTRSVLRLRFSGMNKTSDVSDCWSKLRVVPVRELNVLNMSSSLYCKNLFTGSRVVWSKCQGNDSVAYVDGNGRNVDYVEGSGEDAGLGVSSAELDAPLEERESEIGVEEQSVDELKEILQKALKELEVARVNSTMFEEKVKKISETAIFLHDEAATAWNSVNSTLDIIQEISNEEQIAKEAVQNATMALSLAEARLQVAIESLEAAKEERDSAQGSNESNDENDIIEKEKALLVAQEDIKECQTNLANSEVELKRLQNRKEELQTEVSKLHEIAEKAQLDAVKAEEDVTNIMLLAEQAVAFELEATKRVNDAEIALQRADKSVSTSNTDTIETIQVNQDVVAVPEEEKVVQGFSGDVSVERDEGLPIDDESLLGTLSSETISDKTSQLLEDITQSDYLSDNENSVQTKKQEMQKDLTRDSSSLAPKALLKKSSRFFSASFFSFTEEDGTEFTPASVFQSLMLSAKQQFPKLVLGLLFMGAGVAIYANRGERTAQLLQQPEVIVTSVEEASSSAKPLVKQFKKLSKKIKKIIASLPQQEVNEEEASLFDVLWLLLASVIFVPIFQKLPGGSPVLGYLAAGILIGPYGLSIIRHVHGTKAIAEFGVVFLLFNIGLELSVERLSSMKKYVFGLGSAQVLATAVVVGLVARICGQAGPAAIVIGNGLALSSTAVVLQVLQERGESTSRHGRATFSVLLFQDLAVVVLLILIPLISPNSSKGGVGFQAIAEALGLAAVKAAIAITAIIAGGRLLLRPIYKQVAENQNAEIFSANTLLVILGTSLLTARAGLSMALGAFLAGLLLAETEFSLQVESDIAPYRGLLLGLFFMTVGMSIDPKLLVSNFPVITSTLGLLICGKTILVSVIGKIFGISIISAIRTGLLLAPGGEFAFVAFGEAVNQGIMSSEMSSLLFLVVGLSMAITPWLAAGGQLIASRFEQHDVRSLLPVESETDDLQDHIIICGFGRVGQIIAQLLSERLIPFVALDVRSDRVAVGRALDLPVYFGDAGSREVLHKVGAERACAAAITLDTPGANYRTVWALSKYFPNVKTFVRAHDVDHGLNLEKAGATAVVPETLEPSLQLAAAVLAQAKLPTSEIAATINEFRSRHLAELTELCEASGSSLGYGFNRIMSKPKSQSPDSLDDAQVSEGTLAV, from the exons ATGGATATGGCTTGTAGCATACCACAGTCAAGAATGTTTCATGGGGGTGTAGGACCGTGTTACAGGCACAGGTCAGTAGGTCATTTTGAGTTCAGGGGATGTGCATTTATTGGAAACACAAGGAGTGTTTTGAGATTGCGTTTCAGTGGGATGAACAAAACTAGTGATGTTTCTGATTGTTGGAGTAAATTAAGAGTGGTGCCTGTTCGTGAACTTAATGTTTTGAATATGAGTAGTAGTTTGTATTGTAAGAATCTTTTTACTGGTTCTAGAGTAGTTTGGTCAAAATGCCAGGGTAATGATTCTGTGGCATATGTTGATGGGAATGGGAGGAATGTTGATTATGTGGAAGGATCAGGGGAGGATGCTGGGCTGGGTGTTTCCAGTGCTGAACTGGATGCCCCTTTGGAAGAAAGGGAGAGTGAAATAGGAGTAGAGGAACAAAGCGTGGATGAGCTGAAGGAAATATTACAGAAGGCCTTGAAAGAGCTAGAAGTTGCACGTGTAAATAGTACCATGTTTGAGGAAAAGGTGAAAAAGATATCCGAGACTGCAATTTTCTTGCATGATGAAGCGGCAACTGCTTGGAACAGTGTTAATTCTACCCTTGACATCATTCAAGAAATTTCCAATGAGGAACAAATCGCAAAGGAAGCAGTTCAGAATGCAACCATGGCTCTTTCATTGGCCGAGGCTAGGCTTCAGGTAGCCATAGAATCATTGGAGGCTGCAAAAGAAGAGCGTGATTCAGCACAAGGTTCTAATGAGAGCAATGATGAAAATGACATAATAGAAAAGGAGAAGGCACTTTTGGTTGCTCAAGAAGATATCAAGGAGTGCCAAACAAATTTAGCCAACTCCGAGGTGGAGCTTAAACGGTTGCAAAATAGAAAGGAGGAGTTGCAGACGGAAGTTAGCAAATTGCATGAAATTGCTGAAAAGGCACAGCTGGATGCAGTGAAAGCCGAGGAGGATGTCACAAACATAATGCTTTTAGCGGAGCAAGCTGTTGCCTTTGAACTTGAGGCTACAAAACGTGTAAATGATGCAGAGATTGCCTTACAGCGAGCAGATAAGTCTGTTTCTACTTCTAATACTGATACCATTGAAACTATACAGGTAAATCAAGATGTTGTGGCTGTTCCTGAAGAGGAGAAAGTAGTCCAAGGTTTCTCTGGTGATGTCAGTGTTGAAAGAGATGAAGGCTTGCCTATTGATGATGAATCTTTGCTTGGCACGTTATCTTCTGAAACAATATCTGATAAAACCAGCCAACTTCTGGAAGACATAACACAGTCTGACTATTTGAGTGATAACGAGAATTCAGTTCAAACTAAAAAACAAGAAATGCAGAAAGATTTGACTAGAGATAGTTCGTCTCTTGCTCCCAAGGCATTACTGAAGAAATCTTCTCGATTCTTTTCTGCATCATTCTTCTCTTTTACTGAAGAAGATGGAACCGAGTTCACACCAGCATCAGTTTTCCAGAGCCTTATGTTATCTGCAAAGCAGCAGTTTCCCAAGCTGGTTCTTGGGTTGTTGTTTATGGGAGCAGG GGTTGCCATCTATGCCAATAGAGGAGAAAGGACTGCTCAGCTGCTTCAACAGCCTGAAGTTATTGTGACCAGTGTTGAAGAAGCTTCCAGTAGTGCAAAGCCACTGGTTAAGCAATTTAAGAAACTCtctaagaaaataaagaaaattattgCATCGTTACCTCAGCAAGAG GTGAATGAAGAAGAAGCCTCCCTCTTTGATGTGCTATGGTTATTACTTGCAAGTGTTATATTTGTACCAATATTTCAAAAACTTCCCGGAG GCAGCCCTGTTCTTGGCTACTTGGCTGCTGGAATCTTAATTGGGCCTTATGGCCTCTCTATAATTCGACATGTTCATGGGACAAAGGCAATTGCTGAATTTGGTGTTGTTTTCCTTTTATTCAACATTGGCCTGGAG CTCTCTGTTGAAAGACTTAGTTCAATGAAGAAATATGTCTTTGGATTAGGCTCAGCTCAG GTTTTGGCAACTGCTGTAGTTGTTGGATTGGTGGCTCGTATTTGTGGCCAGGCTGGTCCTGCAGCTATTGTCATTGGGAATGGCCTCGCATTATCATCAACTGCGGTTGTTCTGCAG GTGTTGCAGGAGAGAGGTGAGAGCACATCACGGCATGGACGAGCTACATTCTCTGTTTTACTTTTTCAG GATTTGGCAGTCGTGGTCTTGCTGATACTCATTCCTCTTATTTCACCCAATTCTTCCAAAGGAGGG GTTGGTTTTCAAGCCATTGCTGAAGCTCTTGGATTGGCTGCTGTTAAGGCAGCAATTGCCATTACTGCCATAATTGCAGGTGGACGATTG CTCCTTCGACCAATATATAAGCAAGTTGCAGAAAATCAAAATGCAGAAATATTCTCTGCCAACACACTCCTTGTTATTCTTGGGACCAGTCTTCTTACAGCCAGG GCAGGGCTTTCAATGGCATTGGGAGCATTTTTGGCTGGTTTACTGCTGGCAGAAACTGAATTTTCGTTACAGGTTGAATCTGATATTGCTCCATACCGTGGCCTTCTTTTGGGGTTATTCTTTATGACG GTTGGAATGTCAATTGATCCAAAACTTCTTGTTTCAAACTTCCCAGTTATCACCAGCACACTGGGACTGTTAATATGTGGCAAGACTATCTTGGTTTCTGTCATTGGTAAAATCTTTGGGATTTCTATCATTTCTGCCATAAGAACTGGTCTTCTTCTTGCTCCTGGTGGAGAATTTGCATTTGTGGCTTTTGGTGAAGCTGTTAATCAG GGCATAATGTCTTCTGAGATGTCTTCCTTGCTCTTTCTTGTCGTGGGCCTGTCAATGGCCATTACACCTTGGTTGGCTGCAGGAGGCCAGCTGATTGCTTCCCGTTTTGAGCAGCACGATGTTCGAAGTTTATTACCTGTGGAAAGTGAG ACAGATGATCTGCAAGATCATATCATCATTTGTGGGTTTGGGCGAGTTGGTCAG ATCATTGCCCAACTTCTTTCTGAGAGACTTATTCCTTTTGTTGCACTAGATGTGAGAAG TGATAGAGTGGCAGTTGGACGTGCCCTGGATCTGCCAGTATACTTTGGTGATGCTGGTAGTCGAGAG GTCCTCCATAAAGTTGGGGCTGAAAGAGCATGTGCTGCAGCAATAACTCTAGATACACCTGGTGCAAATTATAGAACCGTTTGGGCTCTGAGCAAGTACTTCCCAAATGTGAAGACTTTTGTTCGTGCTCATGATGTTGATCATGGATTGAATTTAGAGAAGGCTGGAGCTACTGCT GTTGTTCCAGAGACCTTAGAACCTAGTCTTCAACTAGCAGCTGCTGTCTTGGCTCAG GCCAAGCTTCCCACATCGGAGATTGCAGCAACCATAAATGAATTCAGATCCCGCCATCTGGCCGAGCTCACGGAG CTGTGCGAAGCAAGTGGAAGTTCTCTTGGTTATGGATTCAATAGAATTATGAGCAAACCCAAATCTCAATCACCGGATTCACTTGATGATGCTCAAGTGTCTGAAGGGACATTGGCCGTATGA
- the LOC112797416 gene encoding uncharacterized protein, with protein MAMANATLISCNSSTSTHLPLNNHKSSRTSLHFTQLKVASLSPHRLVLSSSKSAIQLKRCRFLQICHTSSLKNQQEESKEESVVGGSKNGNGNGNGNGNGGRDWTSSILLFFLWAGLIYYVFFLTPNQTPSRDMYFLQKLLNLKGDDGFRMNEVLVSLWYIMGLWPLAYSMLLLPTGRSSKSKVPVWPFLVLSCFGGAYALLPYFILWNPPAPPVEETDLKSWPLIFLESKVTAVMSLAAGACIIIYACLAGADTWTEFFQYFRESKFIHITSIDFTLLSTFAPFWVYNDMTTRKWFDKGSWLLPISLIPFLGPGLYLLLRPSLSTIAIPQTPAEPE; from the exons ATGGCAATGGCGAACGCCACTCTCATCTCCTGCAACTCTTCAACTTCAACACATCTTCCTCTCAACAATCACAAAAGCTCCAGAACCTCACTTCATTTTACTCAACTTAAAGTAGCTTCACTTTCACCACACAGATTAGTTCTTAGTTCCTCTAAGTCAGCAATTCAGTTGAAACGCTGTCGTTTCCTCCAAATTTGTCATACTTCTTCTCTCAAGAACCAACAAGAGGAGTCAAAGGAAGAGAGTGTAGTTGGTGGGAGTAAGAATGGGAATGGAAATGGGAACGGGAACGGAAATGGTGGAAGGGACTGGACCAGCTCAATTTTGCTCTTCTTCTTGTGGGCTGGACTTATCTACTATGTTTTCTTTCTCACACCAAATCAGACCCCG TCAAGGGACATGTATTTCCTGCAAAAGCTTCTGAATTTGAAAGGAGATGATGGTTTCAGAATGAATGAAGTACTTGTATCATTGTGGTACATAATGGGTTTGTGGCCCTTGGCCTATAGCATGCTGCTACTTCCTACAGGAAGGAG CTCAAAAAGCAAAGTTCCTGTTTGGCCCTTCCTTGTACTTTCATGTTTTGGCGGTGCATATGCGCTTCTTCCTTATTTCATACTTTGGAATCCACCAGCACCTCCGGTTGAAGAAACTGACCTTAAATCATGGCCATTGATCTTTCTTGAATCAAAAGTAACTGCAGTG ATGTCGCTTGCTGCAGGGGCATGCATAATAATATATGCTTGTTTAGCCGGGGCAGACACATGGACAGAATTTTTTCAATACTTCAGAGAAAGCAAATTT ATTCATATCACGTCCATTGATTTTACCCTACTTTCCACATTTGCACCATTTTGGGTCTACAATGACATGACTACTAGAAAATG GTTTGATAAAGGTTCCTGGCTTCTTCCCATATCATTGATACCTTTCTTGGGGCCTGGTTTATACCTTCTTCTACGACCGTCACTGTCAACAATCGCCATTCCACAAACTCCAGCTGAACCAGAGTAA
- the LOC112797414 gene encoding ribulose-1,5 bisphosphate carboxylase/oxygenase large subunit N-methyltransferase, chloroplastic, which translates to MYSTTLIPASSSGLAFASPIQRTHRKQHHHVRWHCSSLSAASGTATQVSTVPWGCDSDSLENASALQKWLSESGLPPQKMSIQRVEVGERGLVASKNIRKGEKLLFVPPTLVITEDSEWTCPEAGAILKKNSVPDWPLLATYLISEASFMKSSRWSNYISALPRQPYSLLYWSQAELDRYLEASQIRERAVDRINNVIGTYNDLRLRIFSKHPDLFPEELFNIESFKWSFGILFSRLVRLPSMDGRVALVPWADMLNHSCDVDTFLDYDNLSKGIVFTTDRPYQPGEQVFISYGKKSNGELLLSYGFVPREGANPCDSVELSVSLKKSDKSYKEKLELLKKYGLSGSQCFPIQITGWPLELMAYAYLAVSPSSMRAQFEEMAAAASNKTTIKKDSRYPEIEEQALQFILDSCESSISKYNNFLQASGSLDLDVTSPKQLNRRLFLKQLAVDLCTSERRILFRTQYILRRRLRDMRAGELRALKIFDGLRNLFQ; encoded by the exons ATGTACAGCACCACTCTCATCCCTGCTTCTAGTTCTGGTCTTGCTTTCGCCTCACCGATTCAGAGAACCCACCGAAAGCAGCACCACCATGTTCGTTGGCATTGCTCGTCGCTTTCTGCTGCAAGCGGCACCGCTACTCAAGTCTCAACCGTTCCATGGGGCTGCGATAGTGATTCCTTGGAGAACGCATCGGCGTTGCAGAAGTGGCTGTCAGAGTCAGGGCTTCCACCGCAGAAGATGAGCATACAGAGAGTTGAGGTCGGAGAGAGGGGCCTCGTTGCCTCAAAGAATATAAGGAAAGGAGAGAAGCTCCTCTTCGTCCCTCCCACGCTCGTTATCACCGAAGATTCC GAGTGGACCTGCCCGGAAGCTGGtgcaattttgaaaaagaattcggTGCCGGATTGGCCATTGCTTGCAACTTATCTCATAAGTGAAGCCAGCTTCATGAAATCTTCAAGATGGAGTAACTATATATCAGCCCTACCTCGCCAGCCTTATTCACTTCTTTACtg GTCACAAGCAGAACTAGATCGCTATTTGGAAGCTTCACAAATTAGGGAGAGAGCAGTTGACAGGATTAATAATGTTATTGGAAC ATACAATGATTTGAGGCTCAGAATATTTTCCAAACACCCCGATTTGTTCCCTGAAGAG TTGTTCAACATTGAGTCCTTCAAATGGTCATTTGGCATTCTCTTTTCTCGTTTG GTTCGGTTACCCTCAATGGACGGAAGGGTTGCCTTGGTTCCTTGGGCAGATATGTTGAATCATAGTTGTGAT GTGGATACCTTTTTGGATTATGATAATTTATCAAAGGGAATTGTCTTTACTACAGATCGGCCGTATCAACCAGGTGAGCAG GTGTTCATTTCATATGGAAAAAAATCAAATGGGGAGCTTCTATTATCGTATGGGTTTGTTCCAAGGGAAGGCGCCAATCCTTGTGATTCAGTTGAGTTGTCAGTGTCACTCAAGAAATCTGATAAATCCTACAAGGAGAAATTAGAACTCTTGAAGAAGTATGGATTATCAGG ATCTCAATGTTTTCCAATACAGATTACTGGTTGGCCATTGGAGTTAATGGCTTATGCTTATTTAGCTGTTAGTCCTTCAAGCATGAGAGCGCAATTTGAAGAG ATGGCTGCGGCAGCATCGAATAAAACTACCATCAAGAAAGATTCAAGATATCCTGAAATAGAGGAGCAAGCATTGCAGTTCATACTTGACAGTTGCGAATCCAGTATATCGAAATACAACAATTTCTTACAG GCAAGTGGATCTCTGGATTTAGATGTAACTTCTCCGAAACAACTCAACCGTAGACTTTTTCTGAAACAGCTCGCGGTGGACTTGTGTACAAGCGAGCGAAGGATATTATTTCGTACTCAATAT